One part of the Roseomonas gilardii genome encodes these proteins:
- a CDS encoding DsrE family protein, with product MRTVATLVSAMVLAAWAGPAGAASATAEPEVSQKVVYHNNGGSADISIFIKAEIFFRRLVLGEDVTGLANAPYFNGLLDNIRNHINAMGKDHVRIAVVDHSAGVDLLELANNDKAIAGKLDALRGDGVRFLICENTLRGRHISLGQLYGAKPEDVVPSGVAEIAKLEQVGYVYIHP from the coding sequence ATGAGAACCGTCGCGACACTTGTTTCGGCCATGGTGCTGGCGGCATGGGCCGGTCCGGCGGGGGCCGCCTCCGCGACGGCGGAGCCCGAAGTAAGTCAGAAGGTCGTCTATCACAACAATGGCGGCAGCGCTGACATCTCGATCTTCATCAAGGCGGAGATCTTCTTCCGCCGCCTCGTGCTGGGCGAGGATGTGACGGGGCTGGCGAACGCGCCCTACTTCAACGGGCTGTTGGACAATATCCGCAACCACATCAACGCGATGGGCAAGGACCACGTGCGCATCGCCGTGGTGGACCATTCCGCCGGTGTCGATCTGCTCGAACTCGCGAACAACGACAAGGCGATCGCGGGTAAGCTCGATGCGCTACGCGGGGATGGCGTACGGTTCCTCATCTGCGAGAACACGCTCAGGGGGCGGCACATCTCCCTCGGCCAGCTCTATGGCGCGAAGCCCGAGGATGTCGTGCCGAGCGGCGTCGCCGAGATCGCGAAGCTGGAGCAGGTGGGCTACGTCTACATCCATCCGTGA
- a CDS encoding carboxyl transferase domain-containing protein gives MPVLETALDPRGDEARANAAAMRAVTEELRALAEQVRLGGGEAARRKHLGRGKLLPRDRIRALIDPASPFLEIGQLAAQGMYGGEVPSAGMVAGIGRVSGRECMIVANDATVKGGTYFPLTVKKHLRAQEIAEQNRLPCLYLVDSGGANLPQQDEVFPDRDHFGRIFYNQARMSAQGIPQIAVVMGSCTAGGAYVPAMCDESIIVRNQGTIFLAGPPLVKAATGEVVTAEELGGADVHSRTSGVTDHYAENDAHALGIARNIVANLNATKRPSLAIREPRAPLYPAEDLYSLIPADRRKPFEVREVIARLVDGSEFDEFKRLYGATLVCGFAHIWGYPVGIVANNGILFGESAQKGAHFIELCAQRGIPLVFLQNITGFMVGRKYETGGIAKDGAKMVTAVATAAVPKFTVIIGGSFGAGNYGMCGRAYSPRFLWMWPNARISVMGGEQAASVLATVRRDGIEARGGQWGAEEEEAFKAPIRAQYETQGHPTYSSARLWDDGVIDPAQTRRVLALGLSASLNAPIEPTRFGLFRM, from the coding sequence ATGCCCGTGCTGGAAACCGCTCTCGACCCACGCGGCGATGAGGCGCGCGCCAATGCCGCGGCGATGCGCGCCGTCACCGAGGAGCTGCGCGCGCTCGCCGAGCAGGTCCGCCTCGGCGGCGGCGAGGCGGCGCGGCGCAAGCATCTCGGGCGCGGCAAGCTGCTGCCGCGCGACCGCATCCGGGCGCTGATCGACCCGGCCTCGCCCTTCCTGGAGATCGGCCAGCTCGCCGCGCAAGGGATGTATGGCGGCGAGGTCCCCTCGGCCGGGATGGTGGCCGGGATCGGCCGCGTCTCGGGGCGCGAATGCATGATCGTCGCCAATGACGCGACGGTGAAGGGCGGCACCTACTTCCCGCTGACGGTGAAGAAGCACCTGCGCGCCCAGGAGATCGCCGAGCAGAACCGCCTGCCCTGCCTCTACCTCGTGGATTCCGGCGGCGCCAACCTGCCGCAGCAGGACGAGGTCTTCCCCGACCGCGACCATTTCGGGCGCATCTTCTACAACCAGGCGCGCATGTCGGCGCAGGGCATCCCGCAGATCGCGGTGGTGATGGGAAGCTGCACCGCCGGCGGCGCCTACGTCCCCGCCATGTGCGACGAGAGCATCATCGTCCGCAACCAGGGCACCATCTTCCTGGCCGGACCGCCGCTGGTGAAGGCCGCGACCGGCGAGGTGGTGACGGCGGAGGAGCTGGGCGGCGCCGATGTCCACAGCCGCACCTCCGGCGTCACCGACCACTATGCCGAGAACGACGCCCATGCGCTGGGCATCGCCCGGAACATCGTCGCCAACCTGAACGCCACGAAGCGCCCTTCCCTGGCGATCCGCGAGCCCCGCGCGCCGCTCTATCCGGCGGAGGACCTCTACAGCCTGATCCCCGCCGACCGGCGCAAGCCCTTCGAGGTGCGCGAGGTGATCGCGCGGCTGGTGGATGGCAGCGAGTTCGACGAGTTCAAGCGGCTCTATGGCGCCACGCTGGTCTGCGGCTTCGCCCATATCTGGGGCTATCCGGTGGGGATCGTGGCCAATAACGGCATCCTGTTCGGCGAGAGCGCGCAGAAGGGGGCGCATTTCATCGAGCTCTGCGCCCAGCGCGGCATCCCGCTGGTCTTTCTGCAGAACATCACCGGCTTCATGGTCGGCAGGAAGTACGAGACCGGCGGCATCGCCAAGGACGGCGCCAAGATGGTGACCGCCGTGGCCACCGCCGCCGTGCCGAAATTCACCGTGATCATCGGCGGCAGCTTCGGCGCGGGCAATTACGGCATGTGCGGCCGCGCCTATTCGCCGCGCTTCCTCTGGATGTGGCCCAATGCCCGCATCAGCGTGATGGGCGGGGAGCAGGCGGCCTCCGTCCTCGCCACCGTCCGCCGCGACGGCATCGAGGCCAGGGGCGGCCAGTGGGGCGCCGAGGAGGAGGAAGCCTTCAAGGCCCCCATCCGCGCGCAGTACGAGACCCAGGGCCATCCCACCTATTCCTCCGCGCGGCTGTGGGACGATGGCGTGATCGACCCGGCCCAGACGCGCCGCGTCCTGGCGCTCGGCCTTTCCGCCAGCCTCAACGCGCCGATCGAGCCGACGCGCTTCGGCCTGTTCCGGATGTGA
- a CDS encoding TetR/AcrR family transcriptional regulator has translation MARIAGSNGPRTAALIREVGLTLIHEHGFEAMSLRDLAAEVGIQPASLYNHIASKQELLFDLVREHMEALLASTAAALDDASPDPLRQLRAFVAHHLLYHMDKKREVYVANFELRALEPRNREAILALRRLYEGRLIALLDEGVTAGEFALADTRVAAYAMLAMLTGVCTWYRPDGRLAPEEMVRLHTELVLAGCRGREMALPA, from the coding sequence ATGGCGCGCATCGCAGGCTCGAACGGCCCCCGCACGGCGGCACTGATCCGCGAGGTGGGGCTGACCCTGATCCACGAGCACGGGTTCGAGGCGATGAGCCTGCGCGACCTGGCCGCCGAGGTCGGCATCCAGCCGGCCTCGCTCTACAACCACATCGCTTCGAAGCAGGAACTGCTCTTCGATCTGGTGCGGGAGCATATGGAGGCGCTGCTCGCCAGTACCGCGGCCGCGCTGGACGATGCGTCGCCCGACCCCCTGCGCCAGCTTCGCGCCTTCGTGGCGCATCACCTGCTCTACCACATGGACAAGAAGCGGGAGGTCTATGTGGCGAATTTCGAGCTGCGTGCGCTGGAGCCACGGAACCGCGAGGCCATCCTCGCCCTGCGCCGGCTTTACGAGGGGCGGCTGATCGCGTTGCTGGACGAGGGTGTCACCGCAGGGGAATTCGCGCTGGCCGATACGCGGGTGGCCGCCTATGCCATGCTGGCCATGCTGACCGGCGTCTGCACCTGGTATCGCCCGGATGGGCGCCTGGCACCGGAGGAGATGGTGCGGCTGCACACCGAACTTGTCCTGGCCGGCTGCCGCGGTCGGGAGATGGCTCTGCCGGCCTGA
- a CDS encoding isovaleryl-CoA dehydrogenase: MSNSFRGLDFGLGETTEALREQVSSFARREIAPRAAEIDRENAFPNDLWRKFGDLGLLGITVPEELGGAGMGYLDHVVALEEISRASASVGLSYGAHSNLCVNQIRRNGSEAQKQRYLPKLISGEHIGALAMSEPGAGSDVVSMKLRAEKRGDRYVLNGNKMWITNGPDADVLVVYAKTDPEAGPRGITTFVIEKGFRGFSTAQKLDKLGMRGSNTCELVFQDCEVPEENILGGLGRGVNVLMSGLDYERAVLAAGPLGIMQACMDVVVPYVHERKQFGQAIGEFQLMQGKLADMYSTLSACRAYVYAVAQACDRGQTTRKDAAGAILYAAEKATWMALEAIQCLGGNGYINEYPTGRLLRDAKLYEIGAGTSEIRRMLIGRELFRETE, from the coding sequence ATGTCCAATAGCTTCCGGGGGCTGGATTTCGGCCTGGGCGAGACCACCGAGGCGCTGCGCGAGCAGGTCTCATCCTTCGCGCGGCGCGAGATCGCCCCGCGCGCCGCGGAGATCGACCGCGAGAACGCCTTCCCCAACGATCTCTGGCGCAAGTTCGGCGATCTCGGCCTGCTCGGCATCACCGTGCCGGAGGAGCTGGGCGGCGCCGGCATGGGCTATCTCGACCATGTCGTGGCGCTGGAGGAGATCAGCCGCGCCTCCGCCTCGGTCGGGCTCAGCTACGGCGCGCATTCCAACCTCTGCGTCAACCAGATCCGGCGCAACGGCAGCGAGGCGCAGAAACAGCGCTACCTGCCGAAGCTGATCTCGGGCGAGCATATCGGCGCGCTGGCGATGAGCGAGCCGGGCGCGGGCTCCGACGTGGTCTCGATGAAGTTGCGGGCCGAGAAGCGCGGCGACCGCTACGTGCTCAACGGCAACAAGATGTGGATCACCAACGGCCCGGATGCCGACGTGCTGGTGGTCTATGCCAAGACCGACCCGGAGGCCGGGCCGCGCGGCATCACCACCTTCGTGATCGAGAAGGGCTTCCGGGGCTTCTCCACGGCGCAGAAGCTGGACAAGCTCGGCATGCGCGGCTCCAACACCTGCGAGCTGGTCTTCCAGGATTGCGAGGTGCCGGAGGAGAACATCCTGGGCGGCCTCGGCCGGGGCGTGAACGTGCTGATGAGCGGCCTGGACTACGAGCGCGCCGTGCTCGCCGCCGGGCCGCTGGGCATCATGCAGGCCTGCATGGATGTCGTGGTCCCCTATGTGCACGAGCGGAAGCAGTTCGGCCAGGCGATCGGCGAGTTCCAGCTCATGCAGGGCAAGCTGGCCGACATGTACAGCACGCTCAGCGCCTGCCGCGCCTATGTCTATGCCGTGGCGCAGGCCTGCGACCGGGGGCAGACGACACGCAAGGATGCCGCCGGCGCCATCCTCTACGCCGCCGAGAAGGCGACCTGGATGGCGCTGGAGGCGATCCAGTGCCTGGGCGGCAACGGCTACATCAACGAGTACCCGACCGGGCGCCTGCTGCGCGATGCCAAGCTCTACGAGATCGGCGCCGGGACCAGCGAGATCCGCCGGATGCTGATCGGGCGGGAACTCTTCCGGGAAACGGAGTGA